Proteins from one Mucilaginibacter jinjuensis genomic window:
- the pnuC gene encoding nicotinamide riboside transporter PnuC: protein MNQWVELLTEQIRQTTLIEWVAVILGVAEVLLAKRNNILLYPAGIGGSAIGIILFIKAGLFADAGLSFYYVIVSIYGWIIWSRRKNEPPLQVAYANKQEWFMTLLIAFGGGIAIYWILITFTPSTVPVMDAWVTSSAWAGTWLLARRRIENWVVLNVSNLFAIPLLFYKHLPLFALLTLFLFIIAIFGYFDWQKVYRTQQKLQPVAQ from the coding sequence ATGAATCAATGGGTTGAATTATTAACCGAACAAATACGGCAAACCACTTTAATAGAGTGGGTTGCCGTTATTTTGGGCGTTGCCGAAGTTTTACTGGCGAAAAGAAACAATATTTTGCTTTACCCTGCGGGCATTGGTGGTTCGGCTATCGGCATCATCCTATTTATTAAAGCAGGCTTATTTGCTGATGCCGGGCTCAGTTTTTACTACGTAATCGTTAGTATTTACGGCTGGATCATCTGGAGCCGTCGCAAAAATGAACCTCCACTACAAGTGGCCTACGCCAATAAACAAGAATGGTTTATGACTTTGCTCATCGCCTTTGGCGGCGGCATAGCCATTTACTGGATCCTCATCACCTTTACGCCATCAACTGTACCGGTTATGGATGCCTGGGTAACCTCATCGGCATGGGCTGGTACCTGGCTGCTGGCGCGCAGAAGGATTGAAAACTGGGTTGTGCTTAACGTAAGTAATCTCTTCGCCATCCCTTTATTGTTTTATAAACATTTACCGCTGTTTGCTTTGCTAACCCTGTTCCTGTTCATTATCGCCATTTTTGGCTATTTCGACTGGCAGAAGGTTTATCGCACACAACAAAAACTTCAACCTGTAGCCCAATGA
- a CDS encoding TonB-dependent receptor: MKNLLLAITALLLPFMASAQFTLSGTVTDSQTGNALPGATVSITKAQTIIADAVGHYQFNNLKGGNYTVRVSFIGYITVNQDVNVNANTTSNIALTSGAIITEDVNVTSTRASSKSPTAFTNLSRKELQKNNLGQDLPMLLGQTPSAVTTSDAGAGVGYTGIRIRGSDGTRINVTVNGIPLNDSESQGSYFVDLPDLVSSVDNIQIQRGVGTSTNGAGAFGASINIQTTTRRDSAYLELNNAAGSYGTVKNTIQLGTGLLGGHFSFDGRLSRINSDGYIDRAFSKLKSFFVSGAYYGKSSIIRVNVFSGQEQTYQAWDGVPADSLAHGNRTYNELGYINSSKTYYNNQTDNYTQNHYQLLYDQQLGSKLSFNGALHYTKGYGYYEEYRNADSLKNYNVTPVTIGNTTFDATDLIRRLWLNNEFYGVTYNFKYQPTNALNIVLGGAYNEYKGAHYNNIEWTQESTNIPQDYQYSRDDAKKTDFNTFARAEWHPGKFLLYGDLQYRHIGYSFLGFDRNLNNVQQQVSLDFFNPKAGLTYEIDERNNVYASFAVGNHEPGRDDYTSSTPDSRPKAENLKDFEAGYRTTQGIFTAGINGFYMLYKNQLVQTGALNDVGAAIHTNVKDSYREGIEIDGRVRITKQLSWAANAAFSQNKVKNFQQFLYNYDTGLYVETDYKKTDIAFSPNVVAGSEISFRPIKGGEIALISKYVSRQYLDNTSNINPTGLTSAGDPTLSAKNNSYVINRYINSYFVNNLRLNYNFSIRSVKNIGVTLLINNIFSNKYETNGATYADIEGGQVANYNYFYPQAPRNFLASLNLKF, encoded by the coding sequence TTGAAAAATTTACTCCTGGCTATCACAGCCTTGCTGTTGCCGTTTATGGCATCGGCTCAATTCACGCTATCGGGCACAGTTACCGATAGCCAAACCGGCAACGCCCTCCCCGGCGCAACCGTAAGCATTACCAAGGCACAAACTATTATTGCCGATGCCGTGGGGCATTATCAGTTCAACAATTTAAAAGGTGGTAATTACACCGTCCGGGTTAGTTTTATTGGCTACATTACCGTTAACCAGGATGTTAACGTAAATGCCAATACCACAAGCAACATCGCATTAACAAGCGGCGCTATTATTACCGAAGATGTTAACGTAACCTCTACCCGGGCCAGCAGCAAATCGCCAACGGCGTTTACCAATTTAAGCCGAAAGGAATTGCAGAAAAATAACCTCGGTCAGGATTTACCGATGCTGCTGGGGCAAACACCATCGGCTGTTACTACTTCTGATGCAGGGGCTGGCGTAGGCTACACGGGTATCCGTATCCGTGGCTCAGATGGTACGCGCATCAACGTTACCGTTAACGGGATCCCATTGAATGATTCTGAGAGCCAAGGTAGTTACTTTGTAGATCTGCCCGATCTGGTATCATCTGTTGATAATATCCAGATTCAGCGCGGTGTAGGTACATCAACCAATGGTGCTGGTGCATTTGGAGCCAGTATCAACATCCAAACCACTACCCGCAGGGATTCAGCTTATCTTGAGCTGAATAATGCTGCCGGTTCTTACGGAACGGTTAAAAATACCATTCAGCTGGGTACAGGCTTACTGGGTGGTCACTTTAGTTTTGATGGCCGCTTATCGCGCATTAATTCTGATGGTTATATCGACAGGGCGTTTTCTAAGTTGAAATCCTTCTTCGTAAGCGGTGCCTATTATGGTAAAAGCAGCATCATCAGGGTAAATGTATTCTCTGGTCAGGAGCAAACTTACCAGGCTTGGGATGGCGTTCCGGCTGATAGTTTGGCGCATGGCAACCGCACTTATAATGAGTTGGGTTACATCAACTCAAGCAAAACCTACTACAATAACCAAACGGATAATTACACCCAAAACCACTACCAGCTATTGTACGATCAGCAATTGGGCAGCAAGTTATCCTTCAACGGAGCCTTGCATTATACCAAGGGTTATGGTTATTATGAGGAGTACCGCAATGCGGATTCACTTAAAAACTATAACGTTACCCCAGTAACCATAGGCAATACTACTTTTGATGCTACCGATCTGATTCGTCGCCTATGGCTTAACAATGAGTTTTATGGTGTTACCTATAATTTCAAATATCAACCTACGAACGCATTGAATATTGTTTTAGGTGGTGCTTACAACGAGTACAAAGGCGCGCACTATAATAACATCGAGTGGACGCAGGAGAGTACTAATATCCCGCAGGACTACCAGTATTCGCGCGATGATGCCAAGAAAACAGACTTCAACACCTTTGCACGTGCGGAATGGCATCCGGGAAAATTCCTGCTATATGGTGATTTGCAATACCGCCACATCGGCTACTCATTCCTGGGTTTCGACCGGAACCTTAACAATGTGCAGCAACAAGTTAGCCTCGACTTTTTTAACCCTAAAGCGGGTTTAACTTACGAGATTGACGAGCGTAATAACGTGTACGCATCATTCGCGGTAGGTAACCACGAGCCGGGCCGGGATGACTATACCAGCTCTACCCCGGATAGCCGCCCTAAAGCCGAGAACCTGAAAGATTTTGAAGCTGGTTACCGTACAACACAGGGTATATTTACCGCTGGTATTAATGGTTTTTACATGCTATACAAAAATCAGCTGGTGCAAACCGGGGCTTTAAATGATGTGGGCGCAGCCATCCATACCAACGTAAAAGATAGCTACCGCGAAGGTATTGAGATAGACGGCCGTGTACGTATCACCAAGCAATTAAGCTGGGCTGCTAATGCCGCGTTCAGCCAAAATAAGGTGAAAAACTTTCAGCAGTTTCTGTATAACTACGATACCGGGCTTTATGTAGAAACCGATTACAAGAAAACCGATATTGCCTTTTCGCCAAACGTAGTGGCGGGCAGCGAAATTAGTTTCCGCCCGATTAAGGGAGGAGAGATTGCCTTAATCAGCAAATATGTAAGCAGGCAGTACCTGGATAATACATCGAACATCAACCCAACCGGGCTTACCTCAGCCGGCGACCCTACACTATCTGCCAAAAACAATTCGTATGTGATTAACCGTTATATCAACTCGTACTTTGTAAACAACCTGCGTTTGAATTATAACTTCAGCATCAGATCAGTAAAAAATATTGGCGTCACTTTGTTGATTAATAACATCTTCAGCAATAAATACGAAACCAATGGAGCTACTTATGCAGACATTGAAGGCGGACAAGTTGCCAACTACAATTATTTTTACCCACAAGCACCGCGCAACTTTCTGGCCTCGCTTAACTTAAAATTTTAA
- a CDS encoding DNA adenine methylase: protein MERKLKVNKFSSPLRYPGGKSCIFPFVSNLFYENHLIGCSYAEPYAGGSGLALRLLFEEYVNRIYINDFDKAIYAFWVTIINRPEEFCKWIETVDVSIENWNKYKAIQNDISNADNFELAQSTFFLNRTNISGVIKGGIIGGYDQSGKYKIDARFNKKDLIDRIKKIASFKHRIFVSNLDGLAFINMMNKKKEDLFIYLDPPYYLKGADLYMNFYSKKDHEALSKYVHKMKKRWMVSYDNHPFILNLYTEQQKVMYQLSQSASNRIGDEILIFSNQIEYKDSITTLKSPVLINNKIS, encoded by the coding sequence ATGGAAAGGAAGTTAAAAGTGAATAAATTTTCTTCGCCGTTAAGATATCCAGGAGGGAAAAGCTGTATATTTCCTTTTGTATCAAATCTCTTTTATGAAAATCATTTAATTGGCTGTAGCTATGCGGAACCGTATGCTGGTGGCTCTGGCTTAGCGCTAAGGTTATTGTTCGAAGAATATGTTAATAGAATTTATATTAACGATTTTGATAAAGCGATTTATGCATTTTGGGTCACAATCATTAATCGACCCGAGGAGTTTTGCAAATGGATTGAGACTGTAGATGTGTCTATTGAAAACTGGAATAAATATAAAGCTATTCAAAATGATATATCTAATGCGGATAATTTCGAATTAGCTCAATCCACATTCTTTCTCAATAGAACTAATATATCCGGGGTAATAAAAGGTGGTATAATTGGAGGATATGACCAGAGTGGAAAGTACAAAATCGATGCGCGATTTAACAAAAAAGATTTAATTGATCGGATAAAAAAAATTGCCAGTTTCAAGCACAGAATTTTTGTATCAAATCTTGATGGGCTGGCCTTCATCAATATGATGAACAAGAAAAAAGAGGATTTATTTATTTATTTAGATCCACCTTATTATTTGAAAGGAGCAGATTTATATATGAACTTTTATTCTAAAAAAGATCATGAAGCACTTTCTAAATATGTTCATAAGATGAAAAAGCGGTGGATGGTTTCTTATGATAATCATCCATTTATTTTAAATCTTTACACAGAGCAACAAAAAGTCATGTATCAATTGTCTCAATCTGCATCTAATAGAATAGGAGATGAAATTTTGATTTTTTCAAATCAGATTGAATACAAAGATTCCATCACCACACTCAAATCGCCAGTACTTATCAATAATAAAATTTCTTAA
- a CDS encoding IS110 family transposase: MEFEFFIGIDVSKNELDFAIQQGDRFLLHREIANEPSAIGSFIKELNKLPGFKLDKALFCMEHTGIYNNHSLACLQKKKAHICLEAATQIKNSLGNIRGKNDKIDAKRIAGYAYDKRNKLSLWVPKREVVQQLAHLSATRLRLITIKKQLKVPLNEHAVFNSGKIARQSLQICSHSLKAIDEDIKRADKAIEQIIQGDTELSRLFSLVTSVVGIGKVTALQTIITTNEFKDINNPKSFACYCGVAPFKEDSGKVVKKARVSHMANKKVKTLLHLSAIVAIQYNADLKRFYERKVLEEKKNKMSVINAVRNKLILRIFACVNQNRPYEKNYHKLIA, encoded by the coding sequence ATGGAATTTGAGTTTTTCATCGGTATCGATGTGTCAAAAAATGAACTGGATTTTGCAATTCAGCAAGGGGATCGATTCTTACTTCACAGAGAGATCGCTAATGAGCCATCGGCAATAGGCTCTTTTATCAAAGAGTTGAATAAGCTTCCGGGTTTCAAGCTGGACAAGGCCTTGTTTTGCATGGAGCACACCGGCATCTACAACAATCATTCGCTGGCTTGCCTACAAAAAAAGAAAGCCCATATCTGTCTGGAAGCAGCTACCCAGATCAAGAACTCATTAGGAAATATTCGGGGCAAGAACGATAAGATAGATGCAAAACGGATCGCTGGCTACGCTTATGATAAACGAAATAAGCTAAGCCTATGGGTTCCAAAACGCGAAGTTGTACAACAGCTGGCCCATCTTTCGGCCACACGTTTGCGATTAATAACGATCAAAAAACAACTCAAGGTCCCGCTAAACGAGCATGCCGTGTTTAACTCCGGTAAGATAGCAAGGCAAAGCCTGCAGATCTGTAGTCATTCATTAAAAGCGATCGATGAGGATATTAAAAGGGCAGACAAAGCCATTGAGCAAATAATCCAGGGAGATACAGAACTTAGTCGCTTATTCAGTCTTGTCACCTCGGTAGTGGGTATCGGTAAAGTGACTGCGCTTCAGACCATTATTACGACCAATGAATTCAAGGACATTAATAACCCTAAAAGCTTTGCGTGTTACTGTGGTGTAGCTCCATTCAAAGAGGATTCCGGTAAGGTTGTCAAAAAAGCCAGGGTATCGCACATGGCAAATAAAAAGGTGAAAACTTTATTGCACCTATCGGCCATCGTTGCTATACAATATAACGCAGATCTAAAACGGTTTTATGAACGTAAGGTATTAGAGGAAAAGAAGAATAAGATGAGTGTGATTAATGCGGTCAGAAACAAACTCATCTTGCGTATTTTCGCTTGCGTAAACCAAAACAGGCCGTACGAAAAAAATTATCATAAATTAATTGCATAG
- the aspS gene encoding aspartate--tRNA ligase — translation MLRTHTCGELNISNLGETVTLSGWVQKSRDLGGTTFVDIRDRYGLTQLVFNTDTDAALRDQGRGLGREYVITVTGKVLERSNKNTKIPTGEIEIAVEGIEILNEAKIPPFLIEDDTDGGEELRAKYRYLDLRRTPIRNNLILRHKMAQEVRRYLSDLDFIEVETPVLIKSTPEGARDFVVPSRMNPGEFYALPQSPQTFKQLLMVSGFDRYFQIVKCFRDEDLRADRQPEFTQIDCELSFVTQEDILNIFEGLTRHLFNKVKGIELNEFPRMFYADAMRLYGSDKPDRRFGMEFVEMNDLVKGKDFSVFDNAELVVGINAKSAAGYTRKQLDELTEWLKRPQIGATGLIYMRYNTDGTLKSSVDKFFNEDDLTNWAAAFGAEQGDLILILAGNTDKVRKQMNELRLEMGTRLGLRDKNTYAPLWVVDFPLLEFDEESGRYHAMHHPFTSPKPEDIALLDTNPGDVRANAYDLVINGTEIGGGSIRIHNKDLQGLMFKHLGFSKEEAQKQFGFLMDAFEYGAPPHGGIAFGFDRLASIFAGLDSIRDVIAFPKNNSGRDVMIDSPSTIADAQMTELKIKTTV, via the coding sequence ATGCTCAGAACACACACTTGCGGCGAATTAAACATCAGTAATTTAGGTGAAACTGTAACCCTATCGGGTTGGGTACAGAAATCGCGCGATTTGGGCGGTACCACGTTTGTGGATATCCGCGATCGTTATGGTTTAACGCAATTGGTTTTTAATACCGATACAGATGCTGCACTGCGAGATCAGGGTCGCGGGCTTGGTCGCGAATATGTGATCACCGTTACCGGTAAGGTGCTGGAGCGTTCTAACAAAAACACCAAGATCCCTACCGGCGAAATTGAAATTGCTGTTGAGGGTATCGAAATATTGAACGAGGCTAAAATCCCTCCGTTCCTGATTGAGGATGATACCGATGGTGGCGAGGAGCTGCGTGCTAAATACCGTTACCTGGATTTACGCCGTACGCCTATTCGTAACAACCTTATTTTACGCCATAAAATGGCTCAGGAAGTTCGCCGTTATTTAAGCGACCTGGACTTTATTGAGGTGGAAACCCCGGTACTGATTAAATCGACCCCGGAAGGTGCGCGCGACTTTGTGGTGCCAAGCCGGATGAACCCGGGCGAGTTTTATGCCCTGCCGCAATCACCGCAAACATTTAAGCAATTACTGATGGTAAGCGGTTTCGACCGTTACTTCCAGATTGTGAAATGTTTCCGTGATGAGGATTTACGTGCAGACCGCCAGCCTGAGTTTACACAGATCGATTGTGAGCTATCTTTCGTTACCCAGGAAGATATCCTGAATATATTTGAAGGCCTTACCCGCCACCTGTTTAACAAGGTAAAAGGTATTGAGCTGAACGAGTTTCCGCGTATGTTCTACGCTGATGCCATGCGTTTATATGGATCTGACAAACCAGACCGCCGCTTCGGGATGGAGTTTGTGGAGATGAACGACCTGGTAAAAGGTAAAGATTTCAGCGTGTTTGATAATGCCGAACTGGTGGTTGGTATCAACGCCAAGAGTGCCGCAGGTTACACCCGTAAACAACTGGATGAGCTTACCGAGTGGTTAAAACGTCCGCAAATTGGCGCTACCGGTTTAATTTACATGCGTTATAATACTGATGGTACGCTAAAGTCATCAGTAGATAAATTCTTTAACGAAGACGACCTGACCAACTGGGCAGCAGCTTTCGGTGCAGAGCAGGGCGACTTAATTTTGATCCTAGCCGGTAATACCGATAAAGTACGCAAACAAATGAACGAGCTGCGCCTGGAAATGGGTACCCGTTTAGGCCTGCGCGATAAAAATACTTATGCACCGCTTTGGGTTGTCGATTTCCCACTGTTGGAGTTTGATGAAGAAAGCGGCCGTTACCACGCCATGCACCACCCGTTCACTTCGCCTAAGCCGGAGGATATTGCTTTGTTGGATACCAACCCTGGCGATGTACGTGCCAATGCTTATGATTTGGTAATTAATGGTACGGAGATTGGCGGTGGTTCCATCCGGATCCATAATAAAGATCTGCAGGGCTTAATGTTCAAACATCTGGGCTTTAGCAAAGAAGAAGCGCAGAAACAATTCGGCTTCCTGATGGATGCTTTCGAATATGGCGCACCTCCGCATGGTGGTATTGCCTTTGGTTTCGACAGGCTGGCTTCTATCTTCGCCGGGCTGGATTCGATCCGAGATGTGATTGCCTTCCCGAAAAACAACTCAGGCCGGGATGTGATGATCGATTCGCCATCAACCATTGCCGATGCGCAGATGACAGAATTGAAGATTAAGACAACTGTTTAA
- a CDS encoding FKBP-type peptidyl-prolyl cis-trans isomerase, which produces MKKYLLLLFVAVIGISSCKKSSDDSAAANAATAAAQAVTDDNAIKNYLTVNNITATKDASGLYYQIVTPGAGAYPTASSIVTVNYTGALLDGTVFDTGLSFQTAISANANIIQGWKTGIPFINKGGRIKLFIPSAMGYGATAQTKIPANSVLIFTIDLIGLN; this is translated from the coding sequence ATGAAAAAATACCTACTCTTACTATTTGTAGCCGTTATCGGCATTAGTTCTTGCAAAAAAAGCAGCGACGATTCTGCGGCAGCCAATGCTGCAACTGCAGCAGCACAGGCTGTAACAGATGATAATGCGATCAAAAATTACCTCACGGTAAATAATATCACTGCAACTAAAGATGCATCGGGCTTGTACTATCAGATAGTTACACCAGGTGCAGGTGCATATCCTACTGCTTCATCAATTGTTACGGTTAATTATACAGGCGCGTTGTTAGACGGAACTGTATTTGACACCGGCTTAAGTTTCCAGACTGCTATTTCTGCAAACGCTAATATTATACAAGGATGGAAAACAGGTATCCCATTTATTAACAAAGGCGGCAGGATTAAATTATTTATTCCATCGGCAATGGGTTATGGAGCTACGGCTCAAACTAAAATCCCGGCCAATTCGGTACTAATCTTTACTATCGATCTAATCGGGCTGAATTAA
- a CDS encoding amidohydrolase: MMKKLYPLIFSLFSVSAFAQTPATHALVSKKADALEQKVIAWRRDFHEHPELGNHEVRTADIVAKHLKSLGIEVQTGVAHTGVVGVLKGGKPGPVVALRADMDGLPVTERVNIPFASKVKTMYNGNEVGVMAACGHDSHVAILMGVAEILASMKNDLHGTVKFIFQPAEEGPPTGEEGGAELMVKEGVLENPKVDVIFGLHINSQTEVGKIGYRPGGTMAAVNDMQIVVKGRSAHGAYPWSSIDPIVVSAEIINNLQTIVSRNLDVTQNGGVVTIGAINGGNRSNIIPEKVEMLGTIRALSGADEKMLIERVKQIATKTAEANGATAEVKIPYSNHYPVTYNDPALTAKMLPTLQATAGTENVLLRPAVTGAEDFSFYEQKVPGLFFFLGGMPKGGDPQKAPSHHTPDFYIDESGFTLGVKAMCNLTLDYMNGKK; encoded by the coding sequence ATGATGAAAAAACTTTACCCATTAATCTTCTCCTTATTTTCTGTTAGCGCCTTTGCGCAAACACCTGCCACGCACGCGCTGGTCAGCAAAAAAGCCGATGCTCTGGAACAAAAAGTAATTGCCTGGCGCCGCGATTTTCACGAACACCCAGAGTTGGGTAACCATGAAGTACGTACTGCTGATATCGTAGCCAAACACTTAAAATCTTTAGGCATTGAGGTACAAACCGGCGTAGCCCATACCGGTGTTGTCGGCGTATTAAAAGGCGGAAAGCCCGGACCGGTAGTGGCCCTGCGTGCCGATATGGATGGCCTGCCGGTTACCGAGCGCGTAAACATTCCCTTTGCATCAAAAGTAAAAACCATGTACAATGGCAACGAGGTTGGCGTAATGGCTGCCTGCGGTCACGATTCGCATGTGGCCATACTGATGGGCGTTGCCGAGATCTTAGCTTCCATGAAAAATGATTTGCACGGTACGGTGAAATTTATTTTCCAACCTGCTGAAGAAGGCCCACCGACTGGCGAAGAAGGCGGTGCCGAACTGATGGTTAAAGAAGGCGTGCTTGAAAACCCAAAGGTGGATGTGATCTTCGGTCTGCATATTAACTCACAGACAGAGGTTGGCAAAATAGGCTATCGCCCGGGTGGTACTATGGCAGCCGTAAACGATATGCAAATTGTGGTAAAAGGCCGCTCGGCACACGGTGCATACCCCTGGAGCAGTATTGACCCGATTGTAGTTTCGGCCGAAATTATCAATAACCTCCAAACTATTGTAAGCCGCAACCTGGATGTTACCCAAAACGGCGGTGTAGTAACTATCGGGGCTATTAATGGCGGTAACCGATCGAACATTATCCCCGAAAAGGTAGAAATGCTGGGAACCATACGAGCCCTGAGCGGTGCCGACGAGAAAATGCTGATAGAACGTGTAAAACAAATTGCCACCAAAACCGCAGAAGCCAATGGTGCTACAGCCGAAGTTAAGATCCCATACAGTAATCATTACCCGGTTACCTACAATGATCCTGCATTGACTGCCAAAATGCTGCCTACATTGCAAGCTACAGCCGGTACTGAGAATGTTCTATTACGCCCAGCTGTAACCGGAGCAGAAGACTTCAGCTTTTATGAGCAAAAAGTACCCGGCCTGTTCTTCTTTCTGGGAGGCATGCCCAAAGGCGGCGATCCGCAGAAAGCGCCATCGCACCATACGCCTGATTTTTATATCGATGAAAGCGGATTTACCCTCGGCGTAAAAGCCATGTGTAATTTAACGCTGGATTATATGAATGGGAAGAAATAA
- a CDS encoding serine hydrolase, giving the protein MKKRSNVFSGFLLMLICAGLTTQAQNINRSKFIPDSIDNYINRALTNWRIPGAAVCIVKDNRIVLMKGYGIKELGVPTKVDQNTLFMIGSNTKAFTATALATLQEQHKLSLDDKVTKYIPEFKLENKLASEQATIRDLLCHRLGISTFEGDFTYWTSNLTRNEVMEKLSLVKAPYAFRTKWGYTNAAFLTAGEIIPRVTGKTWEQYIKEMIFAPLGMSNSLLLSADFPKSINKASAHTLVDGRLVAIPFPQLDNLAPAGSISSSAQDMSKWVFSLLDQGKVGQRQVLSAAAIEATRQPQDIVASGIRPTGESYFELYGLGWFLQDYAGKRLVMHDGGVNGYVSSVTLVPSEHLGIIILTNSDQNSLYDALRWEILDAYFKRPFQNYSDKYLEGFKLRYQADLQTNQKLRDTVALNLKPALSLNDYTGKYTNELYGNLTITKGDNNELEVRFEHHQRMYAKLQPLGGNRFFATFSDPEFGKAVFPFTVDRNRVISLQVKVADFIERTPYEFKKQ; this is encoded by the coding sequence ATGAAAAAGCGCTCCAATGTTTTTTCGGGCTTTTTACTGATGTTGATCTGTGCCGGACTAACCACCCAGGCACAAAATATAAACCGTAGTAAATTTATTCCCGATAGTATAGATAATTATATTAACCGGGCGCTAACCAACTGGCGCATACCCGGGGCTGCTGTGTGTATTGTAAAAGATAACCGCATTGTTTTAATGAAGGGTTATGGCATTAAAGAGCTTGGCGTACCCACCAAGGTTGACCAGAACACCCTCTTCATGATTGGCAGTAATACCAAAGCTTTTACAGCTACCGCCCTGGCTACTTTGCAGGAACAGCATAAGCTATCTTTGGATGATAAGGTAACCAAATACATCCCCGAATTTAAATTGGAGAACAAACTGGCCTCAGAGCAGGCCACCATCCGCGATTTACTTTGCCACCGCTTAGGTATAAGTACCTTTGAAGGCGATTTTACCTATTGGACCAGCAACCTTACCCGCAATGAAGTAATGGAGAAGCTAAGCCTTGTAAAAGCGCCTTATGCTTTCCGTACCAAATGGGGTTATACTAATGCAGCCTTTTTAACTGCTGGCGAAATTATCCCCCGCGTTACCGGCAAAACCTGGGAGCAGTATATCAAAGAAATGATCTTCGCCCCGCTGGGGATGAGTAATTCGCTGTTACTGAGTGCCGATTTTCCGAAATCAATTAATAAAGCATCGGCACATACTTTAGTTGATGGCCGATTGGTGGCCATACCATTTCCGCAGCTGGATAACCTGGCCCCTGCCGGGTCTATCAGTTCTTCGGCGCAGGATATGAGCAAATGGGTTTTCTCTTTGCTCGATCAGGGCAAGGTGGGGCAAAGGCAAGTGCTCTCGGCAGCAGCAATTGAAGCCACCCGACAGCCACAGGATATTGTAGCCAGTGGCATACGCCCAACCGGCGAAAGTTATTTTGAACTTTACGGCCTCGGCTGGTTTTTGCAGGATTATGCAGGTAAACGTTTGGTAATGCACGATGGCGGTGTTAATGGTTATGTATCATCGGTTACGCTGGTACCGTCAGAACATCTGGGTATCATCATCCTCACCAACAGCGATCAGAACAGCCTGTACGATGCCCTGCGCTGGGAAATACTGGATGCCTATTTTAAACGCCCTTTCCAAAATTACAGCGATAAGTACCTCGAAGGCTTTAAATTGCGTTACCAGGCCGATTTGCAAACCAATCAGAAACTGCGCGATACAGTAGCTCTTAACCTGAAACCGGCATTATCGCTTAACGATTATACCGGCAAATACACCAACGAGCTTTATGGTAACCTCACCATAACCAAAGGCGACAACAATGAACTGGAGGTGCGCTTTGAGCACCACCAACGCATGTATGCCAAACTGCAACCGCTGGGCGGTAACCGTTTCTTCGCCACCTTCTCTGATCCAGAATTTGGCAAGGCCGTTTTCCCTTTCACCGTAGACCGAAACCGGGTAATTAGCCTGCAAGTTAAAGTCGCCGATTTTATTGAGCGAACGCCTTACGAGTTTAAGAAGCAGTGA